In Bacillus cereus ATCC 14579, a single window of DNA contains:
- a CDS encoding putative ABC transporter permease subunit, whose protein sequence is MSKIWTLTKVLLKLNYADFITDKKKRWAYVFSFAAILFVGFLLFGSITHAMYEGMIHLGQDPGMIIAMGLAIASIWVFLMSITNILTVFYYSNDIEMLLPLPLKPAQIISAKFLTVLITQYVMSSFILLPIFITYGLKSGAFITYYIYMIFIYLLFPIVPLVLASLLMTVIMRYTNIAKNKDRGNIFIGIVSILFIVGINVFLQWKNKSSFSEDAIADYLANNQSSLLVQMTNYFPTTYFGAVALVENANWKGPLYVIIFAVISFVFFVLFYYIAERTYLKGVIGLSTSTAKKQVISAEGLQKSTVQSSHLKAYVKKEFKTLFRTPQFFLNCIVQTFVMPIMLFFILFVQDGNLKFITEYINNSETTGFAIGVGLCASLFLMGSNVIATTSFSRDGSSWFVNRYLPVKASDIFFAKAITAWLINVIILAVFGITMAVVAGISPVFMILWFLLSANGLLLINLIGTRWDAQTADIHWDTEQKLFKSRYTTLWNFLANILIALIIVGGVSVLYFFLHVGLWVMFIVLFVMFTIVNYIFIKMLKLGAERILSNIQ, encoded by the coding sequence ATGAGTAAAATTTGGACGTTAACGAAAGTATTATTGAAATTAAATTATGCAGATTTTATAACAGATAAGAAGAAGCGATGGGCGTATGTATTTTCATTTGCAGCTATTTTATTTGTCGGCTTTTTACTGTTTGGTTCTATCACGCATGCAATGTATGAGGGAATGATACATTTAGGGCAAGATCCAGGAATGATTATCGCAATGGGACTTGCGATTGCGAGTATATGGGTATTTTTAATGAGTATTACGAACATTTTAACTGTATTTTACTACAGCAATGACATTGAAATGTTATTACCATTACCATTAAAACCAGCGCAAATTATTTCAGCCAAATTTTTAACAGTATTAATTACACAATACGTAATGAGTTCATTTATTTTATTACCGATCTTTATTACGTACGGTTTAAAAAGTGGCGCATTTATTACATATTACATATATATGATTTTCATTTACTTACTCTTCCCAATTGTGCCGTTAGTACTAGCTTCGTTACTGATGACAGTTATTATGAGGTATACAAATATAGCGAAAAATAAAGACCGAGGAAATATATTTATTGGAATCGTAAGTATACTATTTATTGTAGGAATTAACGTATTTTTGCAGTGGAAAAATAAAAGTTCGTTTTCTGAAGATGCAATTGCGGATTACCTTGCAAACAACCAGTCTTCTCTTTTAGTACAAATGACAAACTATTTTCCAACTACATATTTTGGAGCAGTAGCATTAGTAGAAAATGCAAATTGGAAGGGACCTTTATATGTAATAATCTTTGCAGTTATTTCATTTGTCTTCTTTGTGTTGTTTTATTACATAGCAGAGCGTACATATTTAAAAGGGGTTATTGGACTTTCAACGAGTACAGCAAAGAAACAAGTTATTTCGGCGGAAGGTTTACAGAAATCAACAGTACAAAGTTCGCATTTAAAAGCGTATGTGAAAAAAGAATTTAAAACGTTATTCCGTACACCACAATTTTTCTTAAATTGCATTGTACAAACTTTCGTTATGCCAATTATGTTGTTCTTTATTTTATTTGTGCAAGATGGAAATTTAAAGTTTATTACAGAGTATATTAACAATTCAGAGACAACGGGATTTGCAATTGGTGTTGGCCTTTGTGCATCGTTATTTTTAATGGGTAGTAACGTCATTGCAACAACGTCATTTTCGCGAGATGGAAGCTCTTGGTTTGTGAATCGTTATTTACCAGTAAAGGCTTCGGATATCTTTTTTGCGAAAGCAATCACTGCTTGGTTAATTAATGTGATCATTTTAGCAGTATTCGGTATTACGATGGCAGTTGTAGCTGGGATTTCTCCAGTCTTTATGATACTGTGGTTTTTACTAAGTGCGAACGGGTTGTTATTAATTAATTTAATCGGAACACGCTGGGACGCGCAAACTGCAGATATTCATTGGGATACAGAGCAGAAATTATTTAAAAGTCGATATACAACTTTGTGGAATTTTTTAGCTAATATTTTAATAGCTTTAATTATTGTGGGGGGAGTAAGTGTATTATACTTCTTCCTTCATGTCGGACTGTGGGTTATGTTTATCGTTTTATTTGTAATGTTTACGATTGTAAATTATATCTTTATTAAAATGTTAAAATTAGGTGCTGAACGTATACTGTCAAATATTCAATAA
- a CDS encoding ABC transporter ATP-binding protein: MIEITNVSKSYNGSTYAVKDLSLSVPSGEIFGFLGPNGAGKSTTIKMITGIHGVDKGTITINGKNIMEEPMEAKKTFGYVPDSPDMFLRLKGIEYLNFMADMYEVPKEVRQERIESLAKKFDLYNALSDQIQSYSHGMRQKIVIIGVLVHEPDVWILDEPLTGLDPKSAYILKEMMREHADKGKIVFFSTHVLEVAEKLCDRVAIINKGNLQFKGNLDEMRDHFKSNESLEKMFLEMTGNE; the protein is encoded by the coding sequence ATGATTGAAATTACGAATGTGTCAAAAAGTTATAATGGGTCTACCTATGCAGTAAAAGACTTAAGTTTATCTGTACCTAGCGGCGAAATCTTTGGATTTTTAGGACCGAATGGTGCGGGTAAATCAACGACAATTAAGATGATTACTGGTATTCACGGGGTGGACAAAGGGACTATTACGATTAACGGAAAAAATATTATGGAAGAGCCGATGGAAGCGAAGAAGACGTTTGGTTATGTACCAGATAGTCCAGATATGTTTTTACGATTAAAAGGAATTGAATATTTAAACTTTATGGCCGATATGTATGAAGTGCCGAAAGAAGTACGACAAGAACGAATAGAGTCTTTAGCGAAGAAGTTTGATCTTTATAATGCTTTATCTGATCAAATTCAAAGTTATTCGCACGGTATGAGACAAAAAATCGTTATTATTGGTGTGCTCGTACATGAGCCAGATGTATGGATTTTAGATGAACCATTAACTGGGCTTGATCCGAAATCTGCATATATTTTAAAAGAAATGATGAGAGAGCATGCGGATAAAGGAAAGATTGTATTTTTCTCTACACACGTATTAGAAGTGGCAGAAAAATTATGTGACCGCGTCGCGATTATTAATAAGGGAAACCTTCAGTTTAAAGGGAATTTAGATGAAATGAGAGATCATTTTAAATCCAATGAATCACTTGAAAAAATGTTCTTGGAGATGACGGGCAATGAGTAA
- a CDS encoding DUF3796 domain-containing protein → MKTTWIKYLGFLGFFGFLGFFYEKGLFTMFCFFSFFTSYRTVQHDELFEQIVNKSCRNAFIVTLLTTTIIMFIEMLFPNPTLQEIDIALIFGTLILTFGFSMFFFDKPMDEMEDAPWHS, encoded by the coding sequence ATGAAAACAACTTGGATAAAATATTTAGGATTTCTCGGTTTCTTCGGTTTCCTCGGATTTTTTTATGAAAAAGGATTGTTTACTATGTTCTGTTTCTTCTCCTTTTTCACATCGTATAGAACAGTTCAACACGATGAACTGTTTGAACAAATTGTCAATAAATCGTGTCGCAATGCATTTATCGTTACGTTACTAACTACCACAATCATTATGTTTATTGAAATGTTATTTCCAAACCCTACGCTACAAGAGATTGATATCGCTCTTATTTTCGGCACACTCATTCTTACATTCGGCTTTTCTATGTTCTTTTTCGATAAACCAATGGATGAAATGGAAGATGCACCATGGCATTCGTAA
- a CDS encoding helix-turn-helix transcriptional regulator, with the protein MAFVTRIKEYRAKLNMTQEDLAKSVGVRRETISHLEKGKYNPSLQLAHDIAKALHSTIDEIFIFED; encoded by the coding sequence ATGGCATTCGTAACGAGAATAAAAGAATACCGTGCCAAATTGAACATGACACAAGAAGATTTAGCGAAGAGCGTTGGTGTGCGACGTGAAACAATTAGTCATCTCGAAAAAGGTAAATACAATCCTTCCTTACAACTTGCTCACGATATAGCGAAGGCATTACATAGTACGATTGATGAGATTTTTATTTTTGAGGATTGA
- a CDS encoding tubby C-terminal domain-like protein: protein MLTFLFELDKNLPQKDEPRYDAYSKGFIEGDVTICASDSVFFQKSCMKVAELGIYLGQWMEQVQHGQNVPMKYETADREEVILGFFYEEDHNQWIVFSSWQEFELQERIATATLIESVQRYLYELNKELRMIEYPVTFDQYLRGERMMQLSYKRPCDSKADTTPIEVYNGSEQVGVVRGYYKNTLMRALDFIPKIGSNIIYEIKDSKDNIRVIAKDVSRQRQRRILVMYKDNHDAEHEILVCDGKLLDANFLFTFTYKAEEYVVHKTLFGMGKLLRKGYVIADWNIRLEEDMYYIEMNVYDEDYMQDQYLLLGVFHAVLYG, encoded by the coding sequence ATGTTAACGTTTTTATTTGAGTTAGACAAAAATCTCCCGCAGAAGGATGAGCCACGGTATGATGCTTATTCAAAGGGCTTTATCGAAGGAGATGTAACGATTTGCGCGAGTGACAGCGTATTTTTTCAAAAATCATGTATGAAGGTTGCAGAGCTGGGGATTTATTTAGGTCAGTGGATGGAACAAGTTCAACATGGGCAGAACGTGCCTATGAAATATGAAACGGCTGACCGTGAAGAGGTAATTCTTGGTTTCTTCTATGAAGAGGATCATAATCAATGGATTGTTTTTTCCAGCTGGCAAGAATTTGAACTTCAAGAGCGTATAGCTACTGCAACATTAATAGAGAGTGTTCAACGCTATTTGTATGAGCTAAATAAAGAACTGCGCATGATAGAATATCCTGTGACGTTTGATCAGTACTTAAGAGGAGAGCGAATGATGCAGCTCTCTTACAAACGACCGTGTGATAGCAAAGCAGATACGACACCGATAGAGGTTTATAATGGAAGTGAGCAAGTAGGTGTAGTAAGGGGCTATTATAAAAATACGCTGATGAGAGCGCTGGATTTTATTCCAAAAATTGGTAGTAATATTATTTATGAAATAAAGGATAGTAAGGACAATATTCGCGTCATTGCAAAGGATGTAAGTAGGCAGCGCCAAAGAAGGATTTTAGTAATGTACAAAGATAATCATGATGCAGAGCATGAAATACTTGTATGTGACGGAAAGTTATTGGATGCAAATTTCTTATTTACCTTTACATATAAGGCAGAAGAATATGTTGTTCATAAAACTTTATTTGGAATGGGAAAGTTATTACGAAAGGGCTATGTAATTGCAGATTGGAATATTCGTCTTGAGGAAGATATGTATTACATTGAGATGAATGTATATGATGAAGATTACATGCAGGATCAATACTTGCTATTAGGCGTATTTCATGCGGTTTTATATGGATAA
- a CDS encoding YjjG family noncanonical pyrimidine nucleotidase, translating to MKYKVILFDVDDTLLDFPETERHALHNAFVQFDMPTGYNDYLASYKEISNGLWRDLENKMITLSELAVDRFRQLFALHNIDVDAQQFSDVYLENLGKEVHLIEGAVQLCENLQDCKLGIITNGYTKVQQSRIGNSPLCNFFDHIIISEEVGHQKPAREIFDYAFEKFGITDKSSVLMVGDSLTSDMKGGEDYGIDTCWYNPSLKENGTDVNPTYEVESLLQILEIVEVAEEKVASF from the coding sequence ATGAAATACAAAGTTATATTATTCGACGTAGATGATACATTATTAGATTTCCCTGAAACGGAAAGACACGCATTACATAATGCGTTTGTACAGTTTGATATGCCTACAGGGTATAATGATTATCTTGCAAGCTATAAAGAGATTAGTAATGGATTATGGAGAGATTTAGAAAATAAAATGATTACGCTAAGTGAATTAGCAGTAGATCGATTTAGACAATTATTTGCACTTCATAATATAGACGTAGATGCACAGCAATTTAGTGATGTATACCTTGAAAATTTAGGGAAGGAAGTACATCTTATAGAAGGCGCAGTACAATTATGTGAAAATCTACAAGATTGCAAGTTAGGTATTATTACGAATGGATATACGAAGGTGCAACAATCAAGAATCGGAAATTCACCTTTATGTAATTTCTTTGATCACATTATTATTTCTGAAGAAGTTGGTCATCAAAAACCAGCACGTGAGATTTTTGATTATGCGTTTGAGAAGTTTGGGATTACTGATAAATCAAGCGTACTAATGGTTGGAGATTCGTTAACTTCTGATATGAAAGGCGGAGAAGATTACGGCATTGATACGTGTTGGTATAATCCGAGTTTGAAAGAAAACGGGACAGATGTTAACCCGACTTATGAAGTGGAGAGTCTGCTCCAAATTTTAGAAATTGTAGAAGTGGCGGAAGAAAAGGTAGCTTCATTTTAA
- a CDS encoding tyrosine-protein phosphatase, which translates to MGQQRNWLQATVERIEDNTLQIKWENNIEEVRIYWSTSPDHIEENGELLATVNGELSYTIENPSDNERPYFRLVGSNGQAVTVAERRLPLQGAFNFRDMGGYETTDGRKVKWGKLYRSEELAGLTEWDIDYLQKSGLKLICDYRTDFEVKHKPNPEITGARQVCLPVMQDLAKDLNINEFFQVGDLSMLGKPGEYLVKMNQDFVSGNEAFVSFLNLAQNPENLPLVNHCTAGKDRTGFGSALLLLLLGVPEKTVMEDYLLSNGFREKLNEKMMAFLGAKLQNDESRAILGAMFEARAEYLQAAIGEIQKQYGSVEAYAERALGFTKESLEKMKELLLED; encoded by the coding sequence ATGGGACAGCAAAGAAATTGGCTACAAGCAACTGTAGAAAGAATTGAAGATAATACGTTACAAATAAAGTGGGAAAATAATATAGAAGAAGTTCGTATTTATTGGAGTACTTCGCCAGATCATATTGAAGAAAATGGAGAATTACTTGCAACTGTAAATGGAGAATTATCATATACAATTGAAAACCCGAGCGACAATGAGCGTCCATATTTTAGACTAGTAGGTAGTAATGGACAAGCAGTGACAGTAGCTGAGCGTAGATTGCCATTACAAGGTGCGTTTAACTTCCGTGATATGGGTGGATATGAAACGACAGATGGACGTAAAGTGAAATGGGGCAAATTATACCGTTCTGAAGAATTAGCAGGACTAACAGAGTGGGATATCGACTATTTACAAAAGTCTGGTTTAAAGTTAATTTGTGACTATCGTACAGACTTTGAGGTAAAGCATAAGCCCAATCCTGAGATTACAGGTGCTCGTCAAGTGTGCTTACCAGTTATGCAAGACTTAGCGAAAGACTTAAATATAAATGAGTTTTTCCAAGTTGGTGACCTTTCTATGTTAGGAAAACCAGGTGAGTATCTTGTGAAAATGAATCAAGATTTCGTAAGTGGTAACGAGGCATTCGTGAGCTTCTTAAACTTAGCGCAAAACCCGGAAAACTTACCGTTAGTAAACCACTGTACAGCTGGAAAAGATCGTACTGGATTTGGTTCAGCATTATTACTACTTTTACTAGGTGTACCAGAAAAAACAGTAATGGAAGACTACTTACTAAGTAACGGATTCCGTGAAAAGCTAAATGAAAAAATGATGGCCTTTTTAGGTGCGAAATTACAAAACGATGAGAGCAGAGCGATATTAGGTGCAATGTTTGAAGCACGTGCTGAATACTTGCAAGCTGCGATTGGTGAAATTCAAAAGCAATACGGATCAGTTGAAGCATACGCTGAAAGGGCTCTTGGCTTTACGAAAGAGTCGTTAGAGAAAATGAAAGAGTTATTACTAGAAGACTAA
- a CDS encoding GNAT family N-acetyltransferase — translation MTTIEQLEKHFKIRRSASSIMIKENNAEVFTEEQLEEMVQYYVAEAEKDGLEKLHFEISSKSPNYDVYKKCFETYSFEYVTENMIVFKDIYEVEDVESEIDFKLIEEVGEEAFYSLWNEATGEPVAHDQFVHMMLEEIGEQWKEHCLIASVGEEPIGIVIPYIERGALEEGKLMYFAVTPNMRNKGYEAALFAGAMFVLKEIGASYYIGETNMQNEWMKDVFEKNGCQLLSSTERYVRKF, via the coding sequence ATGACGACGATAGAACAGTTAGAAAAACATTTTAAAATAAGAAGAAGTGCTTCTTCTATTATGATAAAAGAAAATAATGCAGAGGTTTTTACAGAAGAGCAATTAGAAGAGATGGTGCAATATTACGTTGCTGAAGCTGAAAAAGATGGATTAGAAAAACTACATTTTGAAATCTCTTCAAAAAGTCCAAATTATGATGTGTATAAAAAATGTTTTGAAACGTATTCATTTGAATATGTTACGGAAAACATGATTGTATTTAAAGATATATACGAAGTAGAAGATGTAGAAAGTGAAATTGATTTTAAGCTTATTGAAGAAGTTGGAGAAGAGGCTTTTTATTCACTGTGGAATGAAGCAACGGGAGAACCAGTCGCTCATGATCAATTTGTGCATATGATGCTAGAAGAAATTGGTGAGCAGTGGAAAGAACATTGTTTAATAGCGAGTGTAGGTGAAGAGCCGATAGGAATTGTAATTCCATATATTGAAAGAGGTGCGTTAGAAGAAGGGAAACTTATGTACTTCGCAGTTACTCCAAATATGCGTAATAAGGGATATGAAGCTGCGTTATTTGCAGGTGCGATGTTTGTCTTAAAGGAAATAGGTGCATCTTATTATATTGGTGAGACAAATATGCAAAATGAGTGGATGAAGGATGTTTTTGAAAAGAACGGATGTCAGCTGCTTAGTTCAACTGAGAGATATGTGAGAAAGTTTTAG